From Halobacillus sp. Marseille-Q1614, the proteins below share one genomic window:
- a CDS encoding Ger(x)C family spore germination protein: protein MTIKRPLLGVLVAGLVLLTGCWDQNELGDVALVVGMGVDKTEDDLYHVSYQIVNPGHVSGGEIAQRGEGPAVVTYSVEGSTLFETTRKISTKIPRNLTFSHMVVLIIGESLAEENGLIEVMDFTERFYGFRSTSRVFLARDVQAQSILSMLNSLERVPAMKIQETSKKTAEVWGENPEQNINEVVQTLNNESKGTLLNGITLIGNLEEGQKSVKDQQVTPSSFIEIKGLALLKDGKLKGWLDDKEAHGAAWVKNKIDKTVVTSPCNENDEVMAVEVRNTKTDLNAVIRNGDPKITINIRGEGALQEAACPLDLTEPGVISKLNTKFESEIEQEVTAAVKLAQEQQSDIFDFGGVINRRDPKEWKKLKDDWSNTFSELDVDVKVEFFIRGTGLRTNPLILEKK, encoded by the coding sequence ATGACAATTAAGCGTCCTTTATTAGGGGTACTGGTGGCGGGGCTGGTTCTATTAACGGGATGCTGGGACCAAAATGAATTAGGGGACGTGGCATTGGTGGTAGGAATGGGAGTCGATAAGACGGAGGATGATCTATATCATGTCTCTTATCAGATTGTAAACCCTGGACATGTAAGTGGTGGAGAAATCGCCCAACGTGGAGAGGGACCAGCGGTTGTCACCTACAGTGTAGAAGGAAGCACCTTATTTGAGACCACAAGGAAAATTTCAACAAAAATTCCTCGTAATCTTACTTTCTCCCATATGGTTGTGCTTATAATCGGGGAAAGTCTGGCAGAAGAGAACGGGCTTATCGAAGTTATGGACTTTACTGAAAGGTTCTACGGGTTTCGATCAACCTCCCGTGTTTTTCTTGCGAGAGATGTTCAAGCCCAATCTATTTTAAGTATGCTTAATTCATTGGAAAGAGTTCCGGCGATGAAAATTCAGGAAACCTCGAAAAAAACAGCGGAAGTGTGGGGAGAAAATCCGGAACAGAATATCAATGAAGTAGTTCAAACATTGAATAATGAAAGCAAGGGAACTTTATTAAACGGGATCACCCTGATCGGCAATCTAGAGGAGGGCCAGAAATCTGTAAAAGATCAACAAGTTACGCCATCCTCTTTTATTGAAATAAAAGGATTGGCTCTATTAAAGGATGGAAAACTGAAAGGCTGGCTTGATGATAAGGAAGCTCACGGTGCGGCATGGGTGAAAAATAAAATTGATAAAACGGTGGTCACATCTCCATGTAATGAAAATGATGAAGTTATGGCTGTGGAAGTTCGGAATACTAAAACAGATTTGAATGCAGTGATAAGGAACGGTGACCCGAAGATCACAATAAATATCCGCGGAGAGGGAGCCTTGCAGGAGGCAGCGTGTCCGTTAGATCTGACTGAGCCTGGAGTTATATCCAAGCTGAATACTAAATTTGAATCAGAGATTGAACAGGAAGTGACTGCAGCTGTCAAGCTTGCTCAAGAACAACAAAGCGATATTTTTGATTTCGGTGGTGTGATAAATCGACGCGATCCAAAAGAATGGAAGAAATTGAAGGATGATTGGTCAAACACTTTTAGCGAGTTGGATGTTGATGTGAAGGTTGAATTTTTCATTCGCGGTACGGGTCTAAGAACAAACCCTTTAATCCTTGAAAAGAAATAA
- a CDS encoding spore germination protein gives MKKWNSSKNQLKKQTEKERNSTSETENILDVNLQVNLSKLKKDLGDSSDLVIRPFDMFEESSIDTAVVYMSGLVNRKSVNEFVSKTLKVNPSSEGSPLGPALFEFIKKQAHSIEKTKFVTEWNEILLAVLSGQTVILVDGYCEAVIGDTKGGETRGISEPKTQLVVRGPNVGFTESIGTNAALIRRYLKTPNLRLETMQIGSVSKTDVAVMYIKGIANEKVCREIKKRLNKIEVADILESGYIEQYIQDEPFTLFPTIFNTERPDAVVGNLLEGRIAIIVDGTPFVLVAPALFIQFFQSPGDYYQNFFMGSFLRLLRLICFTISLLTPSLYIALTTFHPQMIPTALLISLAAQQEGVPFPLFFEVLIMEFTFEIIREAALRMPRVVGQTVSIVGALVLGQAAVQAGIVSATTIIVVAFTGIASFAVPNYNITVAPRLLRFLLMILAVSFGFYGVFMGLFILIAYLSSLRSFGIPYLSPFAPVVWADIKDSIIRQPLWSLINRPRLISQQNSKRQDQGQKPTPPPNDNLY, from the coding sequence ATGAAGAAATGGAACAGCTCTAAGAATCAGCTAAAGAAACAGACTGAAAAAGAGAGAAATTCGACATCAGAGACAGAAAACATTCTTGATGTAAATTTACAAGTGAACTTAAGTAAATTGAAGAAGGACCTGGGAGACAGCAGTGATTTAGTGATTCGTCCATTCGATATGTTTGAAGAATCATCCATCGATACGGCTGTTGTTTATATGAGTGGGTTAGTGAACAGGAAAAGCGTCAACGAATTTGTTTCAAAAACTTTAAAAGTTAACCCTTCATCTGAGGGGAGTCCTTTGGGGCCTGCTCTTTTTGAATTTATTAAAAAACAAGCACATTCAATTGAAAAGACCAAGTTTGTTACTGAATGGAATGAAATACTATTAGCGGTTTTGTCTGGCCAAACGGTCATCCTTGTTGACGGTTATTGTGAAGCGGTTATCGGAGACACCAAGGGCGGGGAAACCCGCGGAATCTCCGAACCTAAGACCCAACTCGTTGTTCGCGGCCCAAACGTTGGGTTTACAGAATCAATTGGTACTAATGCAGCATTGATTCGACGCTATCTTAAAACCCCTAATTTACGGTTAGAAACGATGCAGATTGGAAGCGTGAGCAAAACAGACGTTGCTGTCATGTATATTAAAGGAATAGCAAATGAGAAAGTCTGTCGTGAAATAAAAAAACGTTTGAACAAGATTGAAGTCGCGGATATTCTCGAATCTGGATATATTGAACAATACATTCAGGATGAGCCCTTTACGCTATTTCCAACTATTTTTAATACAGAACGTCCGGACGCCGTGGTAGGCAATTTACTTGAAGGCAGGATTGCGATCATCGTGGATGGGACACCTTTTGTTTTAGTGGCCCCGGCTTTATTTATTCAGTTTTTTCAATCCCCTGGTGATTATTATCAAAACTTTTTTATGGGATCTTTTTTACGGTTGTTAAGACTGATCTGCTTTACGATTTCTTTACTTACGCCTTCCCTTTATATTGCCTTAACGACCTTTCATCCTCAGATGATTCCGACGGCTCTATTAATTAGTCTTGCTGCTCAGCAGGAGGGTGTGCCTTTTCCGCTTTTTTTCGAAGTGTTGATTATGGAGTTTACGTTTGAAATTATACGAGAGGCTGCGCTCCGTATGCCCCGTGTGGTAGGGCAGACTGTATCTATTGTCGGTGCCCTTGTTCTTGGTCAGGCGGCTGTACAAGCGGGGATTGTTTCAGCAACAACAATTATTGTGGTCGCATTTACAGGGATTGCGAGCTTTGCGGTCCCTAATTACAATATTACGGTTGCCCCAAGGCTATTACGTTTTTTATTAATGATCCTGGCTGTAAGTTTTGGTTTTTATGGGGTTTTTATGGGATTGTTTATTCTCATTGCCTACCTGAGCAGTCTGCGTTCATTTGGAATTCCCTATTTAAGTCCTTTTGCACCGGTTGTTTGGGCGGATATCAAGGATTCTATCATCCGCCAGCCTTTATGGTCTTTAATAAATCGCCCAAGGCTGATCAGCCAGCAAAATAGTAAACGGCAGGATCAGGGTCAAAAACCAACCCCTCCGCCGAATGACAATCTGTATTAA
- a CDS encoding endospore germination permease yields the protein MDNKTISPRQFMYLVILFLIGSSIIIIPTPLAAKAGQDAWIASLLGLGVGFLLVLLYHKIGITLENQTFVEAAIDVYGKWIGRIICVFHLAFIYLLASLVLRNIGDFMTTQIMIQTPLQFTHILFLLVVIWGARMGIEVMGRSAEIFITWTFLLLVFMFAALTPQIELQNLQPMFDSGAKSITGASFIFLNTPVLEMVVFLMIFPQVKEKEKAKTAWFLALLIGGGLLVMITLFSILVLGSDLAALNAYPSYELASKINIAGFLEGIEIIVAIVWMLTIFFKLIILYYASAVGTAQFLNIDDYRPLLLPLGMGMVVLSIVVYPDVAYFETFVINVFPYKVMHGLIFPLLLLIGVLVKKRVKDNKKAESSGSGG from the coding sequence TAACAAGACCATCAGCCCGCGGCAGTTTATGTACCTGGTCATATTATTTTTAATAGGGAGTTCCATCATCATTATCCCTACTCCTTTAGCAGCAAAAGCGGGACAAGATGCCTGGATCGCCTCATTGCTTGGGTTGGGGGTTGGATTTTTATTAGTACTTCTCTATCACAAGATTGGGATAACCCTTGAGAACCAAACGTTTGTGGAGGCCGCAATAGATGTATACGGAAAGTGGATTGGACGAATCATTTGTGTTTTTCATCTGGCCTTTATTTATTTACTGGCCTCTTTGGTTTTAAGGAATATTGGTGATTTCATGACCACACAGATCATGATCCAGACCCCGCTGCAATTCACTCACATCTTATTTTTACTCGTTGTGATTTGGGGAGCGCGTATGGGAATTGAAGTAATGGGGAGATCTGCGGAGATTTTCATTACTTGGACGTTCCTGCTGCTGGTATTTATGTTCGCTGCGCTGACCCCTCAAATTGAATTGCAAAATCTTCAGCCAATGTTTGACAGTGGAGCAAAATCGATTACAGGCGCTTCTTTTATTTTCTTAAATACGCCGGTTCTTGAAATGGTCGTATTTCTTATGATTTTTCCTCAGGTGAAGGAAAAAGAGAAAGCCAAAACTGCCTGGTTTCTCGCCTTGCTGATTGGCGGAGGCTTGCTGGTCATGATCACATTGTTCAGCATTCTCGTTTTGGGAAGCGATCTGGCAGCGTTGAATGCGTATCCGAGTTATGAACTGGCCAGCAAGATAAATATTGCCGGCTTCTTAGAAGGGATTGAAATTATTGTTGCAATCGTTTGGATGCTGACGATTTTTTTTAAGCTGATCATCCTTTATTACGCATCAGCTGTAGGAACTGCTCAGTTCTTAAATATCGATGATTATCGTCCGCTGCTATTGCCGCTCGGTATGGGGATGGTTGTGTTATCTATCGTTGTTTATCCAGATGTGGCGTATTTTGAAACTTTTGTAATAAATGTATTTCCGTATAAAGTTATGCACGGGCTGATATTTCCGCTATTACTATTAATCGGGGTCCTGGTTAAGAAGAGAGTGAAGGATAATAAAAAAGCAGAGTCCAGTGGGAGTGGAGGCTGA